Proteins from one Streptomyces sp. NBC_00390 genomic window:
- a CDS encoding MFS transporter: MSVTTTAGARLRAAGGGANRWVVLVVLCVSLLFVALDATVLHVAVPAVTEDLRPSGVELLWVVDAYPLICASLLILFGTLGDRVGRRRVLLIGYGLFGAASAVAAFAPTPEVLIGARALLGVGGAMIMPATLSILRDVFPDRRERAMAIGIWTAVAAIGAATGPVLGGFLVEHFWWGSVFLINIPLMALILPVGRWLLPESRGSADGPWDVLGALTAAAGVLGVVLGVKRLGGGDRVLDAGTLGPLLVGAVLLAVFVRRQRRREHPLIDMQMFTRAAFSSSVGCIILAMLALVGLELIAVQYLQLVLGLSPLETGLRLLPLTFAAMAAGATGSYTLHRVGPRRMVGWGFVLTAASVLLLTVMGQHDRPWLLTAAFVLLGFGLQSTLFGAYESMLSEAPAHQAGGAAAIGETSYQLGAGMGIALLGSVMNAAYAPAVTALSGVPDRASAAAAHSLGEAYQVADTLGGPAGHALRTTARHSFVHGLHVTLLVSAGLLLVGALAALKLPRMMESAVDKCPRQRLPEVSIPAGREPAEAAGSGRAAH, translated from the coding sequence ATGTCCGTGACGACCACGGCCGGAGCACGCCTGCGTGCCGCCGGCGGCGGTGCCAACCGCTGGGTCGTCCTCGTCGTCCTCTGTGTCAGCCTGCTGTTCGTCGCCCTCGACGCGACCGTGCTGCATGTCGCCGTTCCCGCCGTCACCGAGGATCTGCGACCCAGCGGTGTCGAGCTGTTGTGGGTCGTGGACGCCTATCCGCTGATCTGTGCCTCCCTGCTGATCCTCTTCGGCACGCTGGGCGACCGGGTCGGCCGTCGCCGGGTGCTGCTGATCGGCTACGGCCTCTTCGGCGCGGCCTCGGCGGTCGCCGCCTTCGCGCCCACACCCGAGGTACTGATAGGCGCGCGCGCCCTGCTCGGCGTCGGCGGCGCCATGATCATGCCGGCGACGCTGTCGATACTGCGCGACGTCTTCCCGGACCGCCGCGAGCGGGCCATGGCCATCGGCATCTGGACCGCTGTCGCCGCGATCGGAGCCGCGACCGGCCCGGTGCTCGGCGGCTTTCTGGTCGAGCACTTCTGGTGGGGCTCGGTCTTCCTGATCAACATCCCGCTGATGGCTCTGATCCTCCCCGTCGGCCGCTGGCTGCTGCCCGAGTCCAGGGGCTCGGCGGACGGACCGTGGGACGTACTGGGCGCGCTGACGGCAGCGGCCGGTGTGCTCGGAGTCGTTCTCGGAGTCAAGCGCCTCGGCGGCGGCGACCGGGTGCTCGACGCCGGCACCCTCGGTCCCTTGCTGGTCGGTGCCGTCCTGCTGGCTGTGTTCGTACGGCGTCAGCGCCGCCGCGAACACCCGCTGATCGACATGCAGATGTTCACCAGGGCCGCGTTCTCCTCCTCCGTCGGCTGCATCATCCTCGCGATGCTCGCCCTCGTCGGCCTGGAGCTCATAGCCGTCCAGTACCTGCAACTGGTCCTCGGGCTCAGCCCGCTGGAGACCGGCCTGCGGCTGCTGCCGCTCACCTTCGCCGCGATGGCCGCCGGCGCCACCGGCTCGTACACCCTGCACCGCGTCGGCCCGCGCCGGATGGTCGGCTGGGGCTTCGTCCTGACCGCGGCCTCCGTGCTGCTGCTGACCGTGATGGGCCAGCACGACCGGCCCTGGCTGCTCACCGCGGCGTTCGTACTGCTCGGCTTCGGACTGCAGAGCACCTTGTTCGGGGCGTACGAGTCGATGCTCAGCGAGGCCCCGGCCCACCAGGCGGGGGGAGCGGCCGCGATCGGCGAGACCTCGTACCAGCTCGGCGCGGGCATGGGCATCGCCCTGCTGGGAAGCGTGATGAACGCCGCGTACGCGCCGGCGGTCACCGCCCTGTCCGGAGTGCCGGACCGGGCGAGTGCCGCTGCCGCGCACTCCCTGGGGGAGGCCTACCAGGTCGCCGACACGCTGGGCGGGCCGGCGGGGCACGCGCTGCGTACCACGGCCCGCCACTCCTTCGTCCACGGTCTGCATGTCACGCTGCTGGTCAGCGCCGGGCTGCTGCTCGTCGGCGCCCTGGCGGCGCTCAAGCTGCCGCGCATGATGGAGTCGGCGGTAGACAAGTGCCCGAGGCAGCGGCTGCCCGAGGTCTCGATCCCGGCCGGCCGTGAGCCGGCGGAGGCGGCAGGGTCTGGACGCGCGGCACACTGA
- a CDS encoding acyl-CoA dehydrogenase family protein yields MSAPSKLPPFDAGDPLGIDDLLDAEDLAIRDTVRTWAADRVLPYIADWYERGELPGIRELARELGSIGALGMSLEGYGCAGATAVQYGLACLELEAADSGIRSLVSVQGSLAMYAIHRYGSEEQKQRWLPGMAAGETIGCFGLTEPDVGSDPAAMRTYAKKDGADWVLTGRKMWITNGSVAGVAVVWAQTDDGIRGFVVPTDSAGFSAPEIKHKWSLRASVTSELVMDEVRLPADAVLPEVTGLRGPLGCLSHARYGIVWGAMGAARSSFDAAVAYARTREQFGRPIGGFQLTQAKLADMAVELHKGILLAHHLGRRMDAGTLRPEQVSFGKLNNVREAIEICRTSRTILGANGISLEYPVMRHATNLESVLTYEGTVEMHQLVLGKALTGLDAFR; encoded by the coding sequence ATGTCCGCACCCTCGAAGCTGCCGCCCTTCGACGCCGGCGATCCGCTCGGCATCGACGATCTGCTCGATGCCGAGGACCTCGCGATCCGAGACACCGTGCGCACCTGGGCCGCCGACCGTGTCCTGCCGTACATCGCCGACTGGTACGAGCGCGGCGAGCTGCCCGGCATCCGGGAGCTGGCCCGGGAGCTCGGCTCGATCGGCGCGCTCGGCATGTCGCTCGAGGGTTACGGCTGTGCCGGGGCCACCGCCGTCCAGTACGGACTTGCCTGCCTGGAGCTCGAGGCCGCCGACTCCGGCATCCGTTCGCTGGTGTCCGTACAGGGCTCGCTCGCCATGTACGCGATCCACCGGTACGGCTCCGAGGAGCAGAAGCAGCGCTGGCTGCCCGGCATGGCGGCCGGCGAGACCATCGGCTGCTTCGGCCTGACCGAGCCCGATGTCGGCTCCGACCCCGCGGCCATGCGTACCTACGCCAAGAAGGACGGCGCCGACTGGGTGCTGACCGGCCGCAAGATGTGGATCACCAACGGTTCGGTCGCCGGCGTCGCCGTCGTCTGGGCGCAGACCGACGACGGCATCCGCGGCTTCGTGGTCCCCACCGACAGCGCCGGCTTCTCCGCGCCCGAGATCAAGCACAAGTGGTCGCTGCGCGCCAGCGTGACCAGCGAACTGGTCATGGACGAGGTACGACTGCCCGCCGACGCGGTGCTGCCGGAGGTCACCGGACTGCGCGGACCGCTCGGCTGCCTCAGCCACGCCCGCTACGGGATCGTCTGGGGCGCAATGGGCGCCGCGCGCTCCAGCTTCGATGCGGCGGTGGCGTACGCCCGCACGCGCGAGCAGTTCGGCAGGCCGATCGGCGGCTTCCAGCTCACCCAGGCCAAGCTCGCCGACATGGCGGTCGAGCTGCACAAGGGCATTCTGCTCGCCCACCACCTGGGCAGGCGTATGGATGCCGGGACGCTGCGGCCCGAACAGGTCAGTTTCGGGAAGCTCAACAACGTGCGCGAGGCCATCGAGATCTGCCGCACCTCGCGCACCATCCTCGGCGCGAACGGCATCTCCCTCGAGTACCCCGTGATGCGCCATGCGACCAACCTCGAGTCGGTGCTCACCTACGAGGGCACGGTCGAGATGCACCAGCTGGTGCTGGGCAAGGCGCTCACCGGCCTGGACGCGTTCCGGTAG
- a CDS encoding cell division protein SepF encodes MGSVRKASAWLGLVEDNDGRYYDDEYAGDADTGDAWVTDPRVRVASESAQEQGRRIATISPDGFRDARGIGELFRDGVPVIVNLTSMEAADAKRVVDFAAGLAFGLRGSIERVATRVFLLTPADTEIVSGESAGRVQDGFFNQS; translated from the coding sequence ATGGGTTCGGTACGCAAGGCGAGCGCCTGGCTGGGACTCGTCGAGGACAACGACGGGCGTTACTACGACGACGAGTACGCCGGGGATGCTGACACGGGTGACGCATGGGTCACCGACCCCAGGGTGCGCGTGGCCTCCGAATCCGCCCAGGAACAGGGCCGACGGATCGCCACCATCTCCCCGGACGGATTCCGGGACGCGCGCGGCATCGGCGAGCTGTTCCGGGACGGCGTTCCCGTCATCGTGAATCTGACCTCGATGGAGGCGGCCGACGCCAAGCGCGTGGTCGACTTCGCCGCCGGGCTGGCCTTCGGGCTGCGCGGCTCGATCGAGCGCGTGGCCACCCGCGTGTTCCTGCTGACCCCCGCCGACACCGAGATCGTCAGCGGGGAGTCCGCGGGGCGTGTGCAGGACGGTTTCTTCAACCAGAGCTGA
- a CDS encoding DUF5685 family protein, whose amino-acid sequence MFGIVRPCTHRLGDGLKTEWMAHLCGLCLALRADHGQFARIVTNYDGLIVSVLTEAQTGRTTAQRRTAGPCPLRAMRTAPVARGEGARLAAAVSLVLASAKVRDHVADRDGVLARRPVAAAARRIASGWDRAGARTGAELGFDTAVLVDAVDRQAGIETLAGPGTSLLTVTEPTETATAAAFAHTAVLAGRPQNVAPLAEAGRLFGRLAHLLDAVEDKEADAASGAWNPLTATGTSLAEARRLADDAVHGIRLALRDADFVDGKLAHVLLVHEIRTSVNRAFGSTTCSHQGYGPQPGQGGNPYVGQGNPYGQGGVYPGGGPYGSNNPYGGGMPGGPGGPGGGLPPQFGGEPPTPKPRGFWAGCAVSTGLFCTCRICCAKEYEGPWSRKKREGCCHKCDCDCGPNCDCCCPCDGC is encoded by the coding sequence GTGTTCGGAATCGTCAGACCCTGCACGCACAGGCTCGGCGACGGGCTGAAGACCGAGTGGATGGCCCATCTGTGCGGCCTGTGTCTCGCACTTCGCGCCGACCACGGTCAGTTCGCCAGGATCGTCACCAACTACGACGGCCTGATCGTCTCGGTTCTGACGGAGGCTCAGACCGGGCGCACCACCGCACAGCGGCGCACCGCCGGGCCCTGCCCGCTGCGCGCCATGCGCACCGCGCCCGTCGCCCGCGGCGAGGGGGCGCGCCTGGCGGCCGCCGTGTCGCTGGTGCTGGCCTCGGCGAAGGTGCGGGACCACGTCGCCGACCGGGACGGCGTGTTGGCCCGCAGACCGGTGGCCGCCGCCGCCCGCCGGATAGCCTCCGGCTGGGACCGGGCGGGTGCGCGCACCGGCGCGGAGCTCGGCTTCGACACGGCGGTGCTTGTGGACGCGGTCGACCGGCAGGCAGGGATCGAGACGCTGGCCGGGCCGGGGACCTCCCTGCTGACGGTGACCGAGCCGACCGAGACGGCCACGGCGGCCGCCTTCGCGCACACCGCAGTGCTCGCCGGCCGCCCGCAGAACGTGGCACCCCTCGCCGAGGCCGGCCGGCTCTTCGGGCGGCTCGCGCATCTGCTGGATGCCGTCGAGGACAAGGAGGCTGACGCCGCGTCGGGAGCGTGGAACCCGCTGACGGCGACCGGCACCTCGCTCGCCGAGGCGCGCCGCCTCGCGGACGACGCGGTGCACGGCATCCGGCTGGCGCTGCGGGACGCGGACTTCGTGGACGGCAAACTGGCGCACGTCCTGCTCGTGCACGAGATCCGGACCTCGGTGAACCGTGCCTTCGGCTCGACCACCTGCTCGCACCAGGGGTACGGCCCGCAGCCCGGGCAGGGCGGCAACCCGTACGTCGGCCAGGGCAACCCGTACGGTCAGGGCGGGGTTTATCCCGGCGGCGGACCCTACGGCTCCAACAACCCCTACGGCGGTGGCATGCCGGGCGGCCCGGGCGGCCCCGGCGGCGGCCTGCCCCCGCAGTTCGGCGGCGAGCCGCCGACACCGAAGCCGCGCGGTTTCTGGGCGGGCTGCGCGGTCTCCACCGGGCTCTTCTGCACCTGCCGCATCTGCTGCGCCAAGGAGTACGAGGGCCCCTGGTCCCGCAAGAAGCGCGAGGGCTGCTGCCACAAGTGCGACTGCGACTGCGGCCCGAACTGCGACTGCTGCTGCCCCTGCGACGGCTGCTGA
- a CDS encoding DUF1684 domain-containing protein, with amino-acid sequence MRRSPNRVSQGERRLVVLRREDLWAVRDFDPQACLHGLSGPRGGTVRLSPGSAGTLPGLRAGPQHPGREHRGPRARSRPRRGDRLRPRRRGSHAQGAGRGDGSLWAAFADATSGDSSHRFGFLRPAAPSPERSVSVASAVLLPPCAFAGHFVCPFPPPGNTLPVRSRPANGTARDADPS; translated from the coding sequence ATGCGCCGGTCCCCGAACCGCGTCTCCCAAGGCGAGCGCCGACTGGTCGTGCTGCGCCGCGAAGACCTGTGGGCGGTGCGCGACTTCGACCCGCAGGCATGCCTGCACGGCCTTTCGGGGCCTCGCGGCGGCACCGTACGGCTTTCGCCGGGCAGTGCCGGGACACTTCCGGGCCTACGAGCGGGACCACAGCATCCGGGGCGAGAACACCGAGGGCCGCGCGCGAGGTCCCGGCCTCGGCGGGGAGATCGTCTTCGACCTCGACGGCGAGGATCGCACGCTCAAGGCGCCGGTCGGGGCGACGGATCGCTGTGGGCGGCCTTCGCCGACGCGACCAGCGGTGACAGCAGCCACCGCTTCGGGTTTTTGCGGCCGGCCGCGCCGTCACCGGAGCGCTCGGTGAGCGTCGCCTCAGCCGTGCTGCTGCCGCCGTGCGCCTTCGCGGGCCACTTCGTCTGCCCCTTCCCGCCGCCAGGGAACACACTGCCCGTGCGGTCCCGGCCGGCGAACGGAACCGCCCGGGACGCCGATCCGTCCTAG
- a CDS encoding S1 family peptidase translates to MRIKRTIPRSGSSRRIRLLAASTGLIAAAALAVPTATATADPAQTFSANQLTAASDAMLEADVAGTAWHIDQARGTLVVTADSTVSKAEIARIRSEAGSNAGALRIERTPGTFSKLISGGDAVYATSWRCSLGFNVRSGSTYYFLTAGHCTDGAGTWYTNSSRTTSIGPTAGSSFPGNDYGIVRYTNTSLSHPGSVGSVDITSAANATVGMSVTRRGSTTGTHSGSVTGLNATVNYGGGDIVYGMIRTNVCAEPGDSGGPLYSGSRAIGLTSGGSGNCSSGGTTFFQPVTEALSAYGVSVY, encoded by the coding sequence GTGAGGATCAAGCGCACCATCCCCCGCAGCGGCAGCTCCAGACGCATCCGTCTGCTCGCCGCGTCCACCGGCCTGATCGCAGCCGCAGCACTGGCCGTCCCCACCGCCACCGCCACCGCCGACCCGGCACAGACTTTCAGCGCGAACCAGCTCACCGCCGCGAGCGACGCCATGCTCGAAGCGGATGTCGCAGGCACCGCCTGGCACATCGACCAGGCCAGGGGCACCCTGGTCGTCACGGCCGACAGCACCGTCTCCAAGGCCGAGATCGCCAGGATCAGGAGCGAGGCGGGCAGCAACGCCGGAGCCCTGCGCATCGAGCGCACGCCCGGCACGTTCTCCAAGCTCATCTCGGGCGGCGACGCCGTATACGCCACCAGCTGGCGCTGCTCCCTCGGCTTCAACGTCCGCAGCGGCAGCACCTATTACTTCCTGACCGCAGGCCACTGCACCGACGGCGCGGGCACCTGGTACACCAACTCGTCACGCACCACGAGCATCGGACCCACCGCCGGCTCCAGCTTCCCGGGCAACGACTACGGCATCGTCCGCTACACCAACACCTCGCTGTCACACCCGGGCTCCGTCGGAAGCGTCGACATCACCAGCGCCGCCAACGCGACCGTCGGCATGTCCGTCACCCGCCGCGGCTCCACCACCGGCACCCACAGCGGCTCCGTCACAGGCCTGAACGCGACCGTGAACTACGGTGGCGGTGACATCGTCTACGGCATGATCCGCACCAACGTGTGCGCCGAGCCCGGCGACAGCGGCGGCCCGCTCTACTCCGGCAGCCGGGCGATAGGTCTGACCTCGGGCGGCAGCGGCAACTGCTCCTCGGGCGGCACGACGTTCTTCCAGCCGGTCACCGAGGCACTGAGCGCCTATGGAGTGAGCGTCTACTGA
- a CDS encoding DUF4231 domain-containing protein, which translates to MVFRNSDLPVLFHHTDAAAIARQREAVAATRHQLLLLVLGAAFAALPSSLRLGGSFQLMGFFSALAYAGVLVLSYRSSRRRAKSHWQLNRSAAEFIKSMCWRYAVHGTPFGTTEAGTDADTLFTARLEEGLQELAKVGWEDPRGADASAAAADLITTPMRRLRAKAFSIRKETYVRDRLIEQRNWYHRRTEISRRATAFWSASIGLLTLFALFFATLRTFSVAGSVHLAGVLSAAAAACLAWSEIRRHQPLIAAHSLVEEGLAALHTAMETTVTDAQWPSAVYETERIVSPQHTDWLARHRS; encoded by the coding sequence ATGGTCTTCCGTAACTCCGACCTGCCGGTTCTCTTCCATCACACGGACGCAGCGGCCATCGCCCGCCAGCGGGAGGCCGTCGCCGCCACCCGCCACCAGCTCCTGCTGCTGGTCCTGGGTGCCGCCTTCGCCGCGCTGCCGTCCTCCCTGCGGCTCGGCGGGTCCTTCCAACTCATGGGATTCTTCAGTGCGTTGGCCTACGCGGGAGTGCTGGTGCTCAGTTACCGCTCCTCCCGGCGGCGAGCAAAGTCGCACTGGCAACTCAACCGCTCCGCCGCGGAGTTCATCAAGTCCATGTGCTGGCGCTACGCCGTCCACGGCACGCCGTTCGGAACCACGGAGGCCGGCACCGATGCCGACACCTTGTTCACCGCCCGGCTGGAGGAAGGGTTACAGGAGTTGGCCAAGGTCGGCTGGGAGGACCCGCGTGGCGCCGATGCGAGTGCGGCAGCCGCGGACCTGATCACCACACCCATGCGGCGGCTGCGGGCGAAGGCGTTCAGCATACGCAAGGAGACGTACGTCAGGGACCGGCTGATCGAGCAGCGCAACTGGTACCACCGGCGTACGGAGATATCCCGTCGCGCCACCGCGTTCTGGTCCGCGTCGATCGGCCTGCTCACGCTGTTCGCACTGTTCTTCGCCACGCTGCGGACCTTTTCGGTCGCCGGGTCCGTCCATCTGGCCGGGGTGCTGTCGGCCGCGGCGGCCGCGTGTCTCGCCTGGAGCGAGATCCGCCGGCACCAGCCGCTCATAGCCGCGCACTCGCTGGTGGAGGAGGGCCTGGCGGCGCTGCACACAGCTATGGAAACCACGGTCACCGATGCGCAGTGGCCTTCCGCGGTCTACGAGACCGAGCGGATCGTCTCGCCCCAGCACACGGACTGGCTTGCCAGGCACCGTAGTTGA
- the fxsA gene encoding FxSxx-COOH cyclophane-containing RiPP peptide, translating into MTLHSSPSFAAAKKNRAPLAQIDVRGADAAKKLARVLPVSDDRAMRASTFQSAL; encoded by the coding sequence ATGACGCTTCACTCCTCCCCATCCTTCGCTGCTGCGAAGAAGAATCGGGCCCCGCTGGCGCAGATCGACGTGCGTGGTGCTGATGCCGCGAAGAAGCTGGCGCGCGTGCTTCCGGTTTCCGACGACCGAGCAATGCGGGCATCCACCTTTCAGTCTGCGCTCTAG
- the fxsBH gene encoding radical SAM/SPASM protein FxsBH, inactivated beta-hydroxylase extension form, which yields MTGPLVPFREIVVKVHSRCDLACDHCYIYEHADQSWRTRPKAISDEAISWTALRLAEHAKSHALPSVSVILHGGEPLLAGPARLRRICEELTAALDKDTALDLRIHTNGLQLSPRYLDLFDEFGVRVGISLDGDRAANDRHRRFADGRTSHPLVLRAVDLLRQERYRHLFLGLLCTIDVANDPHAVYDALTELTPPRIDFLLPHATWADPPVRPDGSPTAYADWILTVFDRWEAQGRPVPVRLFESVLSTLAGGPSLTESLGLAPTDLVVVETDGALEQVDSLKSAYDGAAATGFDVFTHTFDEVAAHPGVRARQLGLAGVSRTCRQCPVVRSCGGGLYTHRYATGTAFDNPSVYCTDLEALVRGIEQRTAATGSPAVTDPEALRILQQELTRLLLAELDARLDGRGGEKWRAAWQLASVVEQRSDGMDEILAHPYTRSWLRTCRDALQEQRPDAVELALQLDAYVAAAAVRGGLDMPVRVICRGGTLALPTLGELRLAGVPDQCEAEVRGSRHELWVRVPGREALRVRPDVAADGWRPVHRPGLEGWPDLVLDDIDPHRDFRQPVHEDEDPGPLTEAWTLLRRADPRQAAEIADSLTTLTPLPDGGPSVGRHGYGALGLRLQGPPVQLAAALLRGFRRAKLQALTEVTDLWAQDGWWHHPAPWQDEPLPVSQLLAEVYERVGLRALDAREAAPAGPALAVLESSAELTVDGKRLVAVLRAEATRGG from the coding sequence ATGACTGGACCCCTGGTCCCTTTCCGCGAGATTGTGGTGAAGGTCCACAGCAGGTGCGACCTTGCGTGCGACCACTGCTACATCTACGAACACGCTGATCAGAGTTGGCGAACCCGCCCGAAGGCAATCTCTGACGAAGCGATTTCCTGGACAGCTCTGCGACTGGCCGAGCATGCCAAGAGCCATGCCCTGCCCTCCGTGTCAGTGATCCTGCACGGAGGGGAGCCTCTGCTGGCGGGCCCCGCACGCCTGCGGCGGATCTGCGAGGAGCTCACCGCGGCCCTCGACAAGGACACCGCCCTCGATCTGCGGATCCATACCAACGGGTTGCAGCTCAGTCCTCGATACCTCGACCTGTTCGACGAATTCGGGGTCCGGGTCGGTATCTCCCTCGACGGCGACCGGGCCGCGAACGACCGCCACCGCCGCTTCGCCGACGGCCGCACCAGCCATCCCCTGGTTCTGCGGGCCGTGGACCTGCTCCGCCAGGAGCGCTACCGGCATCTGTTCCTCGGGCTGCTCTGCACGATCGACGTGGCCAACGACCCCCACGCCGTGTACGACGCCCTCACCGAGCTCACGCCGCCCCGTATCGACTTCCTGCTGCCGCACGCCACCTGGGCCGACCCGCCGGTCCGACCCGACGGCTCGCCCACCGCGTACGCCGACTGGATCCTCACCGTCTTCGACCGCTGGGAAGCACAGGGCAGGCCGGTGCCGGTACGGCTCTTCGAGTCCGTGCTCTCCACCCTCGCCGGCGGTCCCAGCCTCACCGAGTCCCTGGGGCTCGCCCCCACCGATCTCGTCGTCGTCGAGACCGACGGCGCACTGGAGCAGGTCGACTCGCTCAAGAGCGCCTACGACGGCGCCGCAGCCACCGGATTCGACGTCTTCACGCACACCTTCGACGAGGTCGCCGCCCACCCCGGGGTCCGCGCCCGACAGCTCGGGCTGGCGGGCGTCAGCCGGACATGCCGTCAGTGCCCCGTCGTACGCTCGTGCGGCGGAGGGCTCTACACCCACCGGTACGCCACCGGCACCGCCTTCGACAACCCCTCCGTGTACTGCACCGACCTCGAAGCGCTTGTCCGCGGCATCGAGCAGCGCACGGCCGCGACCGGGTCCCCGGCCGTGACCGACCCGGAAGCCCTTCGCATCCTCCAGCAGGAGCTGACCCGCCTTCTGCTCGCCGAGCTCGACGCACGCCTCGACGGCCGCGGAGGCGAGAAGTGGCGGGCGGCCTGGCAGCTGGCGTCCGTCGTCGAGCAGCGGTCGGACGGGATGGACGAGATCCTCGCCCATCCCTACACCCGCAGCTGGCTGCGCACCTGCCGGGACGCCCTCCAGGAGCAGCGGCCGGACGCCGTCGAGCTCGCACTGCAGCTGGACGCGTACGTCGCGGCGGCGGCCGTACGAGGCGGGCTGGACATGCCCGTACGGGTCATCTGCCGGGGCGGCACGCTCGCCCTGCCCACCCTCGGCGAGCTGCGGCTGGCCGGGGTCCCCGACCAGTGCGAGGCCGAAGTACGCGGCAGCCGGCACGAGCTGTGGGTGCGGGTGCCGGGGCGTGAGGCGTTACGCGTACGCCCAGATGTCGCCGCCGACGGCTGGCGGCCCGTACACAGGCCCGGGCTCGAGGGCTGGCCCGACCTGGTGCTCGACGACATCGACCCGCACCGCGACTTCCGGCAACCGGTGCACGAGGACGAGGACCCCGGACCGCTCACCGAGGCATGGACGCTGCTGCGGCGGGCCGACCCACGCCAGGCCGCCGAGATCGCGGACTCGCTCACCACCCTGACACCGCTCCCGGACGGCGGGCCGTCCGTCGGACGGCACGGCTACGGAGCCCTCGGCCTGAGGCTCCAGGGCCCGCCCGTCCAGCTGGCGGCCGCATTGCTGCGAGGCTTCCGCCGCGCCAAACTCCAGGCGCTGACCGAGGTCACGGACCTCTGGGCCCAGGACGGCTGGTGGCACCACCCCGCCCCCTGGCAGGACGAGCCGCTGCCGGTGTCGCAACTGCTGGCCGAGGTGTACGAACGCGTCGGACTGCGGGCACTCGACGCCAGGGAGGCGGCACCGGCCGGACCCGCACTCGCCGTCCTGGAGAGCAGTGCCGAACTGACCGTCGACGGCAAGCGCCTGGTGGCCGTCCTGCGGGCGGAGGCCACCCGTGGTGGCTGA